A region of Vibrio chagasii DNA encodes the following proteins:
- the nth gene encoding endonuclease III: MNNVKRVQILERLRENNPKPETELNWSSPFELLIAVLLSAQATDVSVNKATDKLYPVANTPQAIFDLGVDGLKEYIKTIGLFNSKAENTIKTCRMLLDLHNGEVPEDRAALEALPGVGRKTANVVLNTAFGWPTIAVDTHIYRVSNRTKFAMGRTVDDVEAKLLKVVPKEFKLDVHHWLILHGRYTCVARKPRCGSCIIEDLCEFKEKTDV, translated from the coding sequence ATGAACAATGTAAAACGAGTACAAATACTTGAGCGTTTAAGGGAAAACAATCCAAAGCCAGAGACTGAGCTAAATTGGAGTAGCCCTTTCGAACTTCTGATTGCGGTACTTTTATCTGCACAGGCAACTGACGTCAGCGTGAACAAAGCCACAGATAAGCTTTATCCTGTTGCTAATACCCCACAAGCAATTTTTGACCTAGGTGTCGATGGTCTGAAAGAGTACATCAAGACTATCGGTCTGTTTAATTCGAAAGCAGAAAACACCATTAAGACATGTCGTATGCTGCTTGATCTTCACAATGGTGAAGTACCAGAAGATCGCGCCGCACTGGAAGCCCTGCCTGGTGTTGGCCGTAAAACTGCCAACGTCGTATTGAACACTGCTTTCGGCTGGCCAACTATTGCCGTTGATACTCACATCTACCGTGTATCGAATCGCACTAAGTTCGCCATGGGTAGGACAGTCGATGATGTCGAAGCCAAGCTACTTAAAGTGGTTCCAAAAGAGTTCAAACTGGATGTCCACCACTGGCTTATTCTTCATGGTCGCTACACTTGTGTCGCGCGTAAGCCTCGCTGTGGCAGCTGTATTATTGAAGACCTGTGTGAGTTTAAAGAGAAAACTGACGTCTAG
- the rsxG gene encoding electron transport complex subunit RsxG: protein MLNAIKKNGLVLAIFACASTGLVAVTHYLTKDQIKQQEQAQLLSVLNQVIPHDLHDNELFSSCTLVQAEELGTEKAMPAYIAKINGEPSAIAIEAIAPDGYNGAIKVIVGMKIDGTILGTRVLSHQETPGLGDKIDLRVSDWILSFSGKQVTDSNLDRWKVRKDGGDFDQFTGATITPRAVVKSVKQAVQYVNQNNQALLAQPLNCGGE from the coding sequence ATGCTAAATGCTATTAAGAAAAACGGCCTTGTGCTCGCGATTTTTGCCTGTGCATCGACAGGTTTAGTGGCGGTAACCCACTACCTAACAAAAGATCAGATCAAACAGCAAGAACAGGCTCAGTTGCTATCTGTACTTAACCAGGTGATCCCACACGATCTTCACGACAACGAACTGTTTTCGTCTTGTACTTTGGTTCAAGCAGAAGAGCTTGGTACAGAGAAAGCGATGCCCGCTTACATCGCCAAAATCAATGGTGAGCCAAGCGCGATTGCGATCGAGGCAATTGCACCAGACGGTTATAACGGTGCGATTAAGGTGATCGTCGGTATGAAAATCGACGGTACTATTTTAGGCACTCGTGTACTTTCTCACCAAGAAACTCCAGGCTTGGGTGATAAGATTGATCTACGTGTGAGTGATTGGATTCTTTCTTTTTCCGGTAAACAAGTAACGGACTCTAATCTTGACCGTTGGAAAGTTCGTAAAGACGGTGGTGACTTCGATCAGTTTACTGGCGCGACCATTACCCCTAGAGCGGTAGTGAAATCTGTCAAACAAGCGGTCCAATACGTCAACCAAAACAACCAAGCATTGCTTGCTCAACCTCTAAATTGTGGTGGTGAATAA
- the rsxD gene encoding electron transport complex subunit RsxD — MAFFIASSPHAHSRRSTPNLMKWVAICALPGLLAQTYFFGWGTLIQLVFAIALAVIFEAAVMLLRKRPPVMALRDYSAVVTAWLLSVAIPPHSPWWILVIGMFFAIIIAKHLYGGLGQNPFNPAMVAYVVLLISFPVQMTSWNAPASLTAEATSFIDSFLMIFTGFNNEGLSLQQARLGIDGTTMATPLDAFKTALTAGNTASEALSQPQFSWLAGVGWEWVNLAYLIGGLVLIKQRVIQWYIPVAFIGSLTLFSLVFLVLTPGETASPTIHLLSGATMLGAFFIATDPVSASTTVKGRLVFGALIGALVFIIRSWGGFPDGVAFAVLLANMCVPLIDYYTKPRTYGH, encoded by the coding sequence GTGGCCTTCTTTATCGCCAGCTCACCGCACGCACACAGTCGTAGAAGCACCCCAAATCTAATGAAATGGGTAGCTATTTGTGCATTGCCAGGTCTACTAGCTCAAACCTACTTCTTTGGATGGGGTACCCTCATCCAGTTAGTATTTGCTATTGCACTTGCTGTTATCTTTGAAGCAGCCGTAATGCTGTTAAGAAAACGTCCACCAGTAATGGCGCTGCGTGATTACAGTGCCGTTGTAACCGCTTGGCTACTGAGCGTCGCCATTCCTCCACACTCTCCGTGGTGGATCCTCGTTATTGGTATGTTCTTCGCTATTATTATCGCGAAACACTTGTACGGCGGCCTAGGACAGAACCCATTTAACCCTGCGATGGTTGCTTACGTTGTTTTGCTGATTTCCTTCCCAGTTCAAATGACGAGTTGGAATGCACCCGCGAGCCTGACAGCAGAAGCAACAAGCTTTATTGACTCATTCTTGATGATATTCACGGGCTTCAATAACGAGGGTTTGTCTCTGCAACAAGCACGCCTTGGTATTGATGGCACCACAATGGCGACGCCACTTGATGCATTCAAAACGGCATTAACGGCAGGTAATACGGCTTCAGAAGCACTATCTCAACCGCAATTCAGCTGGTTAGCTGGCGTAGGCTGGGAGTGGGTAAACCTTGCTTACTTAATCGGCGGTTTAGTGCTGATTAAGCAACGTGTTATTCAATGGTATATCCCAGTGGCTTTCATCGGCAGTCTTACTCTGTTTAGCTTAGTGTTCTTAGTGCTTACTCCTGGTGAAACCGCTTCTCCAACCATTCACCTTCTGTCTGGCGCGACTATGCTTGGCGCATTCTTTATTGCAACAGATCCAGTTTCGGCTTCGACGACAGTTAAAGGTCGCTTGGTGTTTGGTGCGCTAATTGGTGCGTTAGTGTTTATTATCCGCAGTTGGGGTGGCTTCCCTGATGGCGTTGCGTTTGCTGTATTGTTAGCCAACATGTGTGTTCCACTGATTGACTACTACACCAAGCCTCGTACATACGGCCACTAA
- the gloA gene encoding lactoylglutathione lyase, protein MSNGRILHTMLRVGDLDKSIEFYTNVMGMQLLRKNENKEYEYTLAFVGFGDESQGAVIELTYNWGTTEYDLGSAFGHVAIGVDDIYTTCDAIKAAGGNVTREPGPVKGGSTHIAFVKDPDGYMIELIQNKQASAGLEG, encoded by the coding sequence ATGTCAAACGGTCGTATTTTACACACCATGCTACGCGTGGGTGATCTAGATAAGTCTATCGAGTTCTACACAAATGTAATGGGCATGCAGCTATTACGTAAGAACGAAAACAAAGAGTACGAATACACGCTAGCTTTCGTTGGCTTTGGTGACGAGTCGCAAGGTGCAGTGATTGAGCTGACATACAACTGGGGGACGACTGAATACGACCTTGGTTCGGCTTTCGGCCACGTAGCTATCGGTGTTGATGATATCTACACAACGTGTGACGCGATTAAAGCAGCAGGCGGTAACGTGACTCGTGAACCAGGCCCAGTAAAAGGTGGTTCTACACACATCGCATTCGTTAAAGATCCTGACGGCTACATGATTGAGCTGATTCAAAACAAACAAGCGAGTGCGGGTCTAGAAGGTTAA
- a CDS encoding electron transport complex subunit E, which translates to MSDHKTLIKNGMWANNPALVQLLGLCPLLAVSSTVTNALGLGIATLLVLVGSNVAVSLVRNHVPKEVRIPVFVMIIASLVTCVQLLMNAYAYGLYLSLGIFIPLIVTNCIIIGRAEAFASKNEVLPAAQDGFWMGLGMTSVLVVLGAMREIIGNGTLFDGADLLLGDWASALRIEIFQFDNSFLLALLPPGAFIGVGFLIALKNIIDHQAKSKQPKPEKPVIERARVTNA; encoded by the coding sequence ATGAGTGATCATAAAACACTAATCAAAAATGGCATGTGGGCCAACAACCCTGCCCTAGTACAACTGCTTGGGTTATGTCCGCTATTGGCTGTCTCTTCAACGGTGACCAACGCACTTGGGCTCGGTATAGCGACTCTACTTGTATTAGTCGGTTCGAATGTTGCTGTTTCTCTGGTTCGTAATCATGTACCAAAAGAGGTGCGTATTCCGGTGTTCGTGATGATCATTGCATCGCTGGTAACGTGTGTTCAGCTGCTGATGAATGCTTACGCGTATGGCCTGTATCTATCTCTCGGTATCTTCATCCCACTGATCGTAACCAACTGTATCATCATTGGTCGAGCAGAAGCCTTCGCCTCTAAAAATGAAGTATTACCTGCCGCTCAAGATGGCTTCTGGATGGGTCTTGGTATGACATCTGTATTGGTGGTATTGGGCGCAATGCGTGAAATCATTGGTAATGGCACCCTATTTGATGGCGCAGATCTGCTACTTGGTGATTGGGCATCAGCCTTAAGAATCGAAATTTTCCAATTTGATAACAGCTTCTTGCTTGCTCTACTTCCACCGGGTGCCTTTATTGGTGTTGGTTTCTTGATTGCGTTAAAAAACATCATCGATCATCAAGCAAAATCGAAACAACCAAAACCAGAAAAACCGGTTATTGAGCGTGCCCGCGTGACCAACGCTTAA